In Victivallaceae bacterium, a single window of DNA contains:
- the rplA gene encoding 50S ribosomal protein L1 has product MTKCSKRMKQIYGSLDFSKSYSLKDAVGFLKSYPSIKFDQTLDFSLQLGIDPKKSDQQIRGSVSLPHGTGKKISILVFAAGEKAQEALSAGADFVGSEDLIERVKSGWVDFDVVVATPDMMREVGKLGKILGPRSLMPTPKAGTVTNDVSGVIGELRRGKIEFKSDRSGVCNAGLGKLSFSSEALCDNVNAFVNAILKSKPSSAKGQYFVSCVLSSTMGPGVRIDFKDFLVS; this is encoded by the coding sequence ATGACGAAGTGTAGTAAACGAATGAAACAGATTTACGGGTCTCTGGATTTTTCTAAGAGTTATTCTCTTAAGGATGCCGTTGGCTTTTTAAAATCGTATCCTTCCATAAAGTTTGATCAAACTTTGGATTTTTCGTTGCAGTTAGGGATAGATCCTAAAAAAAGTGATCAACAAATAAGAGGGAGTGTGTCTTTGCCTCATGGAACCGGAAAGAAGATATCTATCTTAGTATTTGCTGCCGGTGAGAAGGCTCAGGAAGCTTTGAGTGCTGGTGCTGATTTTGTCGGAAGTGAAGATCTTATTGAACGAGTAAAGTCCGGTTGGGTTGATTTTGATGTAGTTGTGGCGACTCCCGATATGATGAGGGAAGTTGGAAAGTTGGGTAAAATTTTAGGTCCCAGAAGTCTGATGCCGACGCCTAAGGCTGGGACCGTGACGAATGACGTTTCGGGGGTCATTGGTGAATTAAGAAGGGGAAAGATTGAGTTTAAGTCCGATAGAAGTGGTGTTTGTAATGCGGGTTTGGGGAAGCTCTCTTTTTCTTCGGAAGCGTTGTGTGATAACGTTAATGCTTTTGTTAATGCCATTTTGAAGTCTAAACCTTCAAGTGCTAAGGGGCAGTATTTTGTGTCTTGTGTCTTGTCATCGACTATGGGGCCTGGTGTTAGGATTGATTTTAAAGATTTTCTGGTTTCTTAA
- the rplJ gene encoding 50S ribosomal protein L10, producing MKEEKGLLLREIEDKFSESQGFVLMRYSGFTADYARAFRNGLASASSEFEVVKKRLFFKALEKMSIKFDVQDSVGHLGVVFAFKDPVAVMKNVLEFSEKHDDALVFLGGQVDGVIFSSEEVLAMAKLPSLRELKMQFLGVLQASMSQMIGVVQAVLTGVLLCMEEKIKKD from the coding sequence ATGAAAGAAGAAAAAGGTTTGCTCTTGCGGGAGATAGAAGATAAGTTTTCTGAATCTCAGGGATTTGTCTTAATGCGTTATTCGGGGTTTACTGCTGATTATGCTAGAGCTTTTCGAAACGGCTTGGCTAGCGCTTCGTCCGAATTTGAAGTTGTTAAAAAACGTTTGTTTTTTAAAGCTTTGGAAAAAATGTCAATAAAGTTCGATGTACAAGATTCTGTAGGTCATCTAGGGGTTGTTTTTGCTTTTAAAGATCCTGTTGCGGTTATGAAGAATGTTTTGGAATTTAGTGAAAAGCATGATGACGCGTTGGTTTTTCTTGGTGGTCAAGTTGACGGTGTGATTTTTTCGTCTGAAGAAGTATTGGCGATGGCTAAATTGCCTTCTTTGAGAGAACTGAAAATGCAATTTTTGGGTGTTTTACAAGCTTCTATGTCTCAAATGATTGGTGTTGTTCAGGCTGTTCTTACCGGTGTTTTGTTGTGTATGGAAGAGAAAATTAAAAAGGATTAG
- the rplL gene encoding 50S ribosomal protein L7/L12, with amino-acid sequence MTTECLEKLVEELSQLSVLQMSQLKKMLEEKWDVTAAAPMMAMPAGMGGQAEATSAEPTEFQVIIEEVPADKKIGVLKIVREVTGLALKEAKEMTEGLPKVVKEKISKADAEGFVKQLQEAGAKAVIKGM; translated from the coding sequence GTGACTACGGAATGTTTGGAAAAACTTGTTGAAGAGTTGAGTCAATTGAGTGTATTGCAGATGTCTCAGTTGAAGAAGATGCTTGAAGAGAAGTGGGATGTAACTGCAGCTGCTCCCATGATGGCTATGCCTGCCGGGATGGGTGGACAAGCTGAAGCGACTTCTGCCGAGCCCACTGAATTTCAGGTTATTATAGAAGAAGTTCCTGCTGATAAAAAAATAGGCGTTCTTAAGATTGTTCGTGAAGTTACTGGTTTAGCGTTAAAAGAAGCTAAAGAGATGACGGAAGGATTGCCTAAAGTCGTTAAAGAAAAAATCTCCAAAGCCGATGCCGAAGGGTTTGTAAAACAACTTCAAGAAGCTGGTGCTAAAGCAGTAATAAAAGGAATGTAA
- the rpoB gene encoding DNA-directed RNA polymerase subunit beta — MLKCPKRVSFTEKEDILDLPNLIEIQIKSYNQFLQIDKLPEERENIGLEEVFNEVFPIKSYNEATILEYISYNLGVPKYSPEECIRRGVTYSVVLKVRFRLTDETGIKEEEVYMGTIPIMTDKGTFIINGAERVIVSQVHRSPGINFEQERHPKGNLLFSFRIIPYRGSWLEATFDVNDLIYIYIDRKKRRRKILAMTFIRALGYSSDADIIEEFFPVEEISVRSERDFSNLVGRVLADNVTDESTSLIYGKAGEKLSTAMLKRILDAGISPLKIAVGADEAHPVIKMLAKDPTDSYEAALKDFYRKVRPGEPATLANARSTIMRLFFDPKRYNLGRVGRYKLNKKLGFEIDDETLSQVILRKEDVIGAIKYLIRLKLGDDKVLVDDIDHLANRRVRSVGELIQNQCRSGLARMEKIIRERMNLFDFSSDTLTPGKIISAKGLVSVLKDFFGRSQLSQFMDQTNPVAELTHKRRLSALGPGGLDRARAGFEVRDVHSSHYGRICPIETPEGPNIGLITSLSAFAKINEFGFIETPYRVVKDDVVTDEIEYMTADVEEGCVIAQASAKLDEYNMFAKDVCWARYKGEAFETDTKTVTHMDVSPKQLVSIVTGLIPFLEHDDANRALMGSNMQRQAVPLLKTEAPVVGTGLELRAAKDSGALIIAEEDGVVDYVDGYIIVIAPKYNPTIKKTYYLKKFIRSNSGTCINQTPLCSIRDVVTAGDVIADGSATDKGELSLGKNVLVAFMPWYGYNFEDAIIISEKLIKQDAYTSVYIEEFELTARDTKLGKEEITRDIPNVSEEALANLGDDGIIRIGAEVKPGDILVGKITPKSETELAPEERLLRAIFGEKAADVRDASLTVPPGTEGVVMDVKVFSRRDRLSKTDEELVEEAVHLKDLQRDYKNKLAEMKLECHEKLGALLLNETAPDNIIHRRSADILIYKGDIFDQNLIEKIEKESLVDLIMPSHELYTVLKEILKDCETTIQKLETDYKTEFEQIKEGDADLDHGVIRQVKVYIASKRKLQVGDKMAGRHGNKGVVSKIVSEADMPYLPNGETVEMILNPLGVPSRMNLGQVLETHLGYAAKKAGIYVKSPVFEGFPEDRIWEMMSEQNLPEDGKSFLYDGKTGERFDNKVVIGYIYMLKLSHLIADKIHARSIGPYSLVTQQPLGGKAQMGGQRFGEMEVWALEAYGVAHVLQEILTVKSDDVSGRTRIYESIVKGENLLRSGTPESFNVLIKEMQGLGLDVRPMLVEEV, encoded by the coding sequence ATGTTAAAGTGCCCAAAACGGGTTAGCTTCACGGAAAAGGAGGATATTTTAGATCTTCCGAATCTCATTGAAATTCAGATTAAGTCTTATAACCAATTTTTACAAATTGATAAATTACCTGAAGAAAGAGAGAACATTGGACTAGAAGAGGTCTTTAACGAAGTTTTTCCGATTAAATCTTATAACGAAGCCACTATATTGGAGTATATCTCTTATAATCTTGGCGTTCCGAAGTATTCTCCTGAAGAATGCATAAGACGAGGGGTTACCTACAGTGTTGTTTTAAAAGTGCGTTTTCGCTTAACGGATGAAACCGGTATTAAGGAAGAAGAGGTCTATATGGGCACGATTCCTATTATGACCGACAAAGGAACTTTTATCATCAACGGTGCTGAAAGGGTTATAGTTTCTCAAGTTCATCGTTCTCCCGGGATCAATTTTGAACAGGAGAGGCATCCTAAAGGAAATCTTCTTTTCTCTTTTCGTATAATTCCTTATCGAGGAAGTTGGTTGGAAGCCACTTTTGATGTTAATGATTTGATTTATATTTATATTGATAGGAAAAAGCGTCGTCGTAAAATTTTGGCTATGACCTTTATTCGTGCGCTAGGGTATTCCTCTGATGCAGATATCATAGAAGAATTTTTCCCTGTTGAAGAAATTTCCGTTAGAAGTGAAAGAGATTTTTCTAATTTGGTCGGGCGTGTTCTAGCTGATAACGTAACGGATGAAAGTACGTCGCTTATATACGGAAAAGCTGGTGAAAAACTAAGTACGGCAATGTTAAAAAGGATTTTGGATGCGGGAATTTCACCTTTAAAAATTGCCGTGGGGGCGGATGAAGCGCATCCTGTCATTAAAATGTTGGCTAAAGATCCTACGGATTCTTATGAAGCGGCATTGAAAGATTTCTATAGGAAGGTTCGTCCCGGAGAGCCTGCTACTTTAGCGAATGCCAGATCTACCATTATGCGATTGTTCTTTGATCCTAAGCGTTATAATTTAGGTCGTGTCGGTCGTTATAAATTGAATAAAAAATTAGGTTTTGAAATTGACGATGAGACCTTATCTCAGGTGATTTTAAGAAAAGAAGACGTAATAGGGGCTATCAAATATTTAATACGTTTAAAACTAGGTGACGATAAAGTTTTGGTGGATGATATCGATCATTTAGCTAATCGTCGCGTTCGATCGGTTGGAGAATTGATTCAGAATCAGTGTCGATCCGGTTTGGCTAGAATGGAAAAAATTATTAGAGAAAGAATGAATCTTTTTGATTTTTCTTCGGATACTTTGACTCCCGGAAAAATTATTTCGGCTAAAGGATTAGTCAGTGTATTGAAAGATTTTTTTGGACGTTCCCAGTTATCTCAGTTTATGGATCAAACGAATCCGGTTGCAGAATTAACTCATAAAAGAAGGTTATCTGCCTTAGGGCCTGGTGGATTGGATAGAGCAAGGGCTGGTTTTGAGGTTCGAGATGTTCATTCCAGTCATTATGGTCGAATTTGTCCGATCGAAACTCCGGAAGGACCTAATATCGGGCTTATTACCTCTTTATCTGCTTTTGCTAAGATTAATGAGTTTGGTTTTATTGAGACTCCTTATCGTGTAGTGAAAGATGATGTTGTTACGGACGAAATCGAGTATATGACGGCAGATGTTGAAGAAGGATGTGTTATTGCGCAGGCTTCGGCTAAATTGGATGAATACAATATGTTTGCCAAAGACGTTTGTTGGGCCAGATATAAGGGAGAAGCCTTTGAGACGGATACTAAAACGGTTACACATATGGATGTGTCTCCAAAACAGCTCGTTTCGATAGTTACGGGTTTGATTCCTTTTCTTGAGCATGATGATGCCAATCGAGCTCTTATGGGATCGAATATGCAAAGACAAGCGGTACCTTTATTGAAAACAGAGGCTCCGGTTGTTGGTACTGGATTGGAATTAAGAGCAGCGAAGGATTCGGGTGCTTTGATTATTGCGGAAGAAGACGGAGTAGTTGATTATGTCGACGGTTATATTATTGTTATAGCGCCCAAATATAATCCGACGATTAAGAAGACTTATTATTTGAAAAAATTTATTCGTTCCAATTCAGGAACGTGTATTAATCAGACACCTTTGTGTTCTATAAGGGATGTTGTTACTGCCGGTGATGTTATAGCAGACGGTTCGGCTACGGATAAAGGGGAGTTGTCTTTAGGAAAAAACGTCTTAGTAGCCTTCATGCCATGGTATGGATATAATTTTGAGGACGCCATTATTATTTCCGAGAAGTTGATTAAACAAGACGCTTATACTTCCGTATATATAGAAGAATTTGAATTAACAGCTCGAGATACTAAGTTAGGAAAAGAAGAAATTACAAGAGATATTCCTAATGTATCGGAAGAAGCTTTGGCTAATCTTGGAGATGACGGCATTATTCGTATTGGTGCCGAAGTTAAGCCCGGTGATATTTTAGTCGGAAAAATTACGCCTAAATCCGAGACGGAATTGGCTCCTGAGGAACGTTTATTAAGAGCGATTTTCGGTGAAAAAGCTGCTGATGTCAGGGATGCTTCTTTAACGGTTCCTCCGGGTACGGAAGGTGTCGTTATGGATGTTAAAGTCTTTAGTAGACGAGATCGTTTATCTAAAACCGATGAAGAATTGGTTGAAGAAGCGGTTCATTTAAAAGATTTACAGAGAGACTATAAAAATAAGTTGGCCGAAATGAAGCTCGAGTGCCACGAAAAATTAGGGGCTCTTTTATTAAACGAGACGGCTCCCGATAATATTATTCATAGGCGATCAGCTGATATCTTGATATATAAGGGTGACATTTTTGATCAAAATTTAATTGAAAAAATTGAAAAGGAATCTCTTGTAGATTTGATCATGCCTTCTCATGAACTTTATACGGTTTTGAAAGAGATTTTGAAAGATTGCGAGACTACGATTCAAAAATTGGAAACGGATTATAAAACGGAATTCGAGCAAATCAAGGAAGGAGATGCTGATCTTGATCATGGCGTTATTCGTCAAGTTAAGGTTTATATTGCTTCTAAGAGAAAATTGCAGGTCGGGGATAAAATGGCTGGAAGACACGGAAACAAAGGCGTGGTTTCCAAGATTGTTTCGGAAGCTGATATGCCCTATCTCCCTAATGGGGAAACCGTTGAAATGATACTTAATCCTTTAGGTGTGCCTTCAAGGATGAACTTAGGACAAGTTTTGGAGACGCATTTGGGTTATGCTGCTAAAAAAGCCGGTATTTACGTAAAGAGTCCTGTATTTGAAGGTTTCCCGGAAGATCGTATTTGGGAGATGATGAGCGAGCAAAATTTGCCTGAGGATGGAAAATCTTTTCTTTATGATGGGAAAACAGGCGAACGTTTTGATAACAAAGTTGTTATCGGGTACATCTACATGTTAAAACTTAGTCACTTGATTGCTGATAAAATTCATGCCAGATCGATAGGACCGTATTCTTTGGTCACTCAACAGCCTTTGGGTGGTAAAGCTCAAATGGGAGGACAACGATTCGGAGAGATGGAAGTTTGGGCGTTGGAGGCATATGGAGTTGCTCACGTATTGCAAGAAATATTAACTGTTAAATCAGACGATGTTTCGGGAAGAACAAGAATCTATGAATCGATCGTCAAAGGGGAAAATCTACTACGCTCTGGGACGCCTGAATCTTTCAATGTTCTTATAAAAGAGATGCAGGGGCTTGGTTTAGACGTACGTCCGATGTTAGTAGAAGAAGTATAA
- the rpoC gene encoding DNA-directed RNA polymerase subunit beta', translating into MFREGSKDSLFSENKESLFDKLQIGIASDIVIRDKWSCGEIKKPETINYRTFKPEKGGLFCEKIFGPTKDWECCCGKYKKIKHKGIVCDRCGVEVTLSKVRRERMAHIELAVPIVHIWFFKTTPSRMGSVLGMTASDLERIIYYEESVVVDPGKTELSKKQLLNDNQYREAIEKWGKDSFVAKMGGEAVYDLLKSEDLQVLLVELKEKLRKTKSQQARMKLAKRLKIVEGFVSSSNRPEWMVMKTIPVVPPDLRPLVPLDGGRFATSDLNDLYRRVINRNNRLKAILRLKTPEVIVRNEKRMLQEAVDALFDNGRHGHPVMGAGNRPLKSLSEMLKGKNGRFRQNLLGKRVDYSGRSVIIVGPELKFNQCGIPKEMALELFEPFIIKRLKDLGCVYTIRSAKKMIQRGAPEVWDVLEEIIKGHPVLLNRAPTLHRLGIQAFEPVLIEGKAIRVHPLVCAAFNADFDGDQMAVHVPLSVEAQLEAKILMMAPDNIFLPSSGKPVAIPSKDMTLGLYYLMADPTYFPEKQKIFRDVKEVLMALNVGGFIDEPLEGRLDETGRGLHIHERIKVRIDGQIIETTPGRVLFNTIVPEALGFQNYNMPSKRISELILNCYKKVGLEATVRFLDDLKDLGFVQATKAAVSMGLKDVKVPPMKPDVLKEAYGKVALVKKQYEEGIITDGERHSKTISIWTEVSDMLSNALYEEISKLRNSKHNPLFLMIDSGARGNKSQLKQLGALRGLMAKPTGAIIESPITSNFREGLTVLEYSISSHGARKGLADTALKTADSGYLTRRLVDVAQDVIVTEHDCGTLNCIEVSAVKQGAEELLPLKDRVYGRTVAEDIYQPGDKSLLLAKCGEILTSEAAERIDDSGLESVKIRSTLTCESRRGICAKCYGLNLANGKLVGKGEAVGIIAAQSIGEPGTQLTMRTFHLGGIAATTFIPEIISDYDGVLVYMDLRVVSNKDGDYLVLNKKGALHIVRDEGRGLDEYKKLLSTRSIESLEVFPVELGVKILIDDGSKIKVGDKIAEVELHNIPIICDKPGFVKYEDLVEGVSTEKAVNKHTGLVELIVKQHRGELHPQIAIYADLESSELVGTYAIPSGAIISVDEDEHVEPGMLLARLPRGAIRTKDITGGLPRVAELVEARKPEEAAEIAKIDGIVDFKGVQKNKRILVVRDEVTGMEEEHLVPLTKHLIVQKGDNVIKGQQLTDGLVIPHEILEICGVRELQKYLVNEVQEVYRLQGVDINDKHIEIIVRQMLQKVRIVDPGDTTLLFGEDVHKKEFYEENKRTEEEGGRPAQAAPVLLGITKASLGTESFISAASFQDTTRVLTDAACSSRTDYLLGFKENVIMGHMIPGGTGFESHYRVKNYLAKEQDELVFDFSN; encoded by the coding sequence ATGTTTCGAGAAGGTTCCAAAGACTCTTTGTTTTCCGAAAATAAGGAGAGTCTTTTTGACAAATTACAGATTGGCATAGCATCGGATATTGTTATCCGAGATAAATGGTCTTGTGGAGAGATTAAAAAACCTGAAACGATTAATTACCGGACATTCAAACCTGAGAAAGGGGGGCTATTTTGTGAAAAGATTTTCGGCCCAACTAAAGATTGGGAATGTTGTTGCGGTAAATACAAAAAGATTAAACACAAAGGAATTGTGTGTGATCGTTGTGGGGTGGAAGTTACCTTATCTAAGGTGCGTCGAGAAAGAATGGCTCATATCGAGTTAGCTGTTCCCATTGTGCATATCTGGTTTTTTAAGACTACTCCTTCAAGAATGGGAAGTGTTTTAGGTATGACAGCTTCCGATCTAGAAAGAATCATTTATTATGAAGAAAGCGTTGTCGTAGACCCTGGTAAGACGGAACTTTCTAAGAAACAGTTGTTGAATGACAATCAATATAGGGAAGCCATAGAAAAGTGGGGTAAGGATTCATTTGTTGCCAAAATGGGCGGAGAAGCTGTTTACGATCTTTTGAAGTCTGAAGATCTTCAGGTTTTATTGGTTGAGCTGAAAGAGAAACTAAGAAAAACTAAATCGCAGCAAGCTCGTATGAAGCTGGCGAAACGTCTGAAAATTGTTGAAGGGTTTGTTTCTTCTTCGAATCGTCCTGAATGGATGGTAATGAAAACGATTCCTGTAGTTCCACCGGATTTACGACCGCTTGTCCCTTTAGATGGCGGCCGTTTTGCAACTTCCGATTTAAATGATCTTTATAGAAGAGTTATTAATAGAAATAATCGTCTTAAGGCTATTTTAAGATTGAAAACTCCCGAAGTCATTGTCAGAAATGAAAAGCGAATGTTGCAGGAAGCGGTAGATGCTTTATTCGATAACGGAAGGCATGGGCATCCTGTAATGGGAGCAGGGAATCGTCCTTTAAAGTCTTTGTCTGAAATGTTAAAAGGAAAAAACGGTCGTTTTCGACAGAATCTTTTAGGTAAGCGGGTCGATTATTCTGGTCGGTCTGTTATTATAGTCGGTCCGGAATTGAAATTCAATCAATGCGGAATCCCTAAAGAAATGGCCTTGGAGCTTTTTGAGCCGTTTATTATTAAACGTTTAAAAGATTTAGGTTGTGTTTACACGATTCGTTCCGCCAAAAAAATGATTCAACGAGGTGCTCCTGAGGTTTGGGACGTTTTGGAGGAAATCATTAAAGGTCATCCCGTCTTATTAAACAGGGCTCCCACTTTACATAGGTTAGGTATTCAAGCTTTTGAGCCTGTATTAATAGAAGGAAAAGCTATTAGAGTGCATCCCTTGGTTTGCGCAGCTTTCAATGCTGATTTTGACGGAGATCAGATGGCTGTTCACGTGCCTTTATCTGTAGAAGCTCAACTAGAAGCTAAAATTTTAATGATGGCGCCGGATAATATTTTTCTTCCCTCTTCCGGAAAGCCTGTTGCCATTCCTTCGAAAGATATGACGTTAGGCTTATATTACCTTATGGCCGATCCGACTTATTTTCCCGAAAAACAAAAGATTTTTAGGGATGTTAAAGAAGTTTTAATGGCTTTGAATGTCGGTGGTTTTATAGATGAACCGCTGGAAGGTAGATTGGATGAAACCGGAAGGGGATTGCATATTCACGAAAGAATTAAAGTGCGTATTGACGGTCAGATTATTGAAACGACTCCGGGTCGAGTTCTCTTTAATACGATAGTGCCCGAAGCGCTTGGTTTTCAAAATTATAATATGCCTAGTAAGCGTATCAGTGAGTTGATTCTTAATTGTTATAAGAAAGTGGGACTTGAAGCAACGGTTCGTTTCTTAGATGATCTTAAGGATTTGGGATTCGTGCAAGCTACAAAAGCTGCTGTATCCATGGGATTAAAAGATGTTAAAGTACCTCCTATGAAGCCTGATGTTTTGAAAGAAGCTTACGGTAAAGTTGCTCTTGTTAAGAAACAATATGAAGAAGGGATAATTACTGATGGTGAGAGACATTCCAAGACTATTAGTATTTGGACGGAAGTTTCCGATATGTTATCAAACGCCTTATATGAAGAAATTAGTAAGTTGCGCAATAGTAAGCATAATCCTTTATTTTTAATGATTGATTCGGGTGCTCGGGGTAATAAATCTCAGTTGAAACAGTTAGGTGCTCTCAGGGGATTGATGGCAAAACCGACGGGTGCCATTATTGAGTCTCCTATTACTTCTAATTTCAGAGAAGGTTTGACAGTTCTGGAATACTCAATTTCTTCTCACGGTGCCAGAAAAGGGTTGGCTGATACGGCGCTTAAAACAGCCGATTCCGGTTATTTGACGAGACGTTTAGTTGATGTAGCGCAAGACGTTATCGTGACGGAACATGATTGTGGAACTTTGAATTGCATCGAAGTTTCTGCCGTTAAACAGGGTGCGGAAGAGCTTTTGCCTTTGAAAGATCGGGTATACGGTCGTACGGTTGCAGAGGATATTTATCAACCGGGAGATAAGAGTTTACTTTTAGCTAAATGCGGTGAAATTTTGACTTCGGAAGCTGCGGAAAGAATTGACGATTCGGGGTTAGAATCGGTCAAAATACGTTCGACCTTAACTTGTGAGAGTCGAAGAGGAATTTGTGCAAAATGTTATGGGTTAAATTTGGCTAACGGCAAATTGGTAGGCAAAGGAGAGGCCGTTGGAATTATTGCCGCTCAATCTATTGGTGAACCCGGTACTCAATTAACCATGAGAACATTCCATTTGGGGGGGATTGCCGCAACCACATTTATTCCCGAAATTATTTCGGATTACGACGGCGTTTTAGTTTATATGGATTTGAGAGTAGTCTCCAATAAGGATGGGGATTATTTGGTCCTTAATAAAAAGGGAGCTCTTCATATCGTTAGAGACGAAGGACGAGGATTGGATGAATATAAGAAATTGCTTAGTACTCGATCGATTGAAAGTTTAGAAGTCTTTCCTGTCGAACTGGGTGTTAAGATCCTTATTGATGATGGTTCGAAAATTAAAGTTGGTGATAAGATTGCCGAGGTTGAATTACATAATATTCCGATTATTTGCGATAAACCGGGCTTTGTTAAATATGAAGATTTAGTTGAAGGCGTTTCTACTGAAAAAGCAGTCAATAAACACACTGGTTTAGTTGAGTTGATTGTTAAACAACACAGAGGTGAATTACATCCTCAGATTGCCATTTATGCGGATCTTGAATCGAGTGAATTGGTAGGAACATACGCGATTCCTTCAGGTGCTATCATTTCAGTAGATGAAGATGAGCATGTGGAGCCTGGTATGTTATTGGCTAGGCTCCCTAGGGGTGCTATTAGAACAAAAGACATTACCGGAGGATTGCCCAGGGTTGCTGAATTGGTAGAAGCACGTAAACCTGAAGAGGCTGCCGAGATCGCAAAAATAGACGGAATCGTCGATTTTAAAGGTGTTCAAAAGAATAAGCGTATTTTGGTTGTTAGGGATGAGGTAACTGGTATGGAAGAGGAGCATCTTGTTCCTTTAACCAAACACTTGATTGTTCAAAAAGGCGACAATGTCATTAAAGGGCAGCAATTGACTGATGGTTTGGTCATTCCTCATGAAATTTTAGAGATTTGTGGTGTTCGCGAACTCCAGAAATATCTTGTTAATGAGGTTCAAGAAGTTTATCGGTTACAAGGGGTTGATATTAATGATAAACATATTGAGATCATCGTTCGACAAATGTTGCAAAAAGTTCGTATAGTAGATCCGGGTGATACGACCTTATTATTTGGTGAGGATGTTCATAAAAAAGAGTTTTATGAAGAAAATAAACGCACCGAGGAAGAAGGAGGAAGACCTGCACAAGCCGCTCCTGTGCTTTTAGGTATTACAAAGGCCTCTTTAGGTACGGAATCATTTATTTCAGCGGCATCTTTTCAAGATACTACTCGTGTTTTAACGGATGCGGCTTGTAGTAGTAGAACGGACTATTTGTTAGGCTTTAAGGAAAACGTAATTATGGGACATATGATTCCTGGAGGTACGGGCTTTGAAAGTCACTATAGGGTGAAAAATTATTTGGCAAAAGAGCAGGATGAATTGGTCTTTGACTTTTCAAATTAA
- the tal gene encoding transaldolase — MASLLEQLKQFSTLVCDSEEVSFIKKYGTQDVTTNPTLILQAVKKPEYQSLVEEAVYWGLKQDVDGRDAIIYILDKLLVNFGKTILKEIPGRVSVEVDARLSFNMQAMVQRGMFIAKLFENEGIPGDRFLIKVPATWEGICAAQFLETQGIKCNVTLVLNLIQAVAAANAKVTLVSPFVGRVLDWWQKYQGKENYSVDRDPGVISVMQIYSYYKKFQVSTEIMAASFRNIDQILALAGCDFMTISPKFLEELAQTEGEVVKKLEPSIGAKLNIEPINLTESAFRYLLNDDAMATEKLSEGIRLFSADTVVLENSVVNLLQKLASEKVN, encoded by the coding sequence ATGGCCAGTCTCCTGGAGCAACTTAAACAATTTAGTACTCTTGTTTGTGATTCCGAAGAAGTTTCTTTCATAAAGAAGTATGGGACTCAAGACGTAACAACTAATCCGACCCTTATTTTACAGGCTGTTAAGAAGCCCGAGTATCAGTCTTTAGTGGAAGAAGCCGTTTATTGGGGACTGAAACAGGACGTAGACGGGCGAGATGCGATTATCTATATTTTGGATAAATTGCTGGTTAATTTTGGAAAAACTATTTTAAAAGAAATTCCCGGAAGGGTTTCCGTAGAAGTCGATGCCAGACTTTCTTTCAATATGCAAGCAATGGTACAAAGAGGTATGTTCATTGCTAAACTTTTTGAAAATGAAGGAATACCGGGGGATAGGTTTTTAATTAAAGTGCCTGCTACGTGGGAAGGTATTTGTGCCGCTCAATTTTTAGAGACGCAAGGCATTAAATGTAACGTAACTTTGGTTTTGAATTTAATTCAAGCTGTTGCGGCTGCTAATGCTAAAGTCACTCTTGTGTCGCCTTTTGTAGGTAGGGTTTTGGATTGGTGGCAAAAATATCAGGGTAAGGAAAACTATTCGGTAGATAGGGATCCGGGAGTGATATCCGTTATGCAAATTTATTCTTATTATAAAAAATTTCAGGTTTCTACCGAGATTATGGCTGCTTCATTTAGAAATATTGATCAAATACTAGCTTTAGCTGGTTGTGATTTTATGACTATAAGTCCTAAATTTTTGGAAGAGTTGGCTCAAACGGAGGGAGAAGTAGTTAAAAAACTGGAACCTTCGATCGGTGCGAAGCTGAATATAGAACCGATAAATCTTACCGAAAGTGCTTTTCGTTATTTATTGAACGACGACGCAATGGCGACGGAAAAATTAAGCGAGGGTATTCGTTTGTTTTCCGCCGACACGGTTGTGTTGGAAAACTCAGTAGTAAACCTTTTGCAGAAATTAGCTTCCGAAAAAGTAAATTAA